The Catalinimonas alkaloidigena sequence CAACGCCTCTCCGCCCTCGAAGACAAGCAGGCGATCAAGCATGTCGTGGATGAATTCTCAATTTTAGCCGATACCAAAGAAATCGAGAAGCAGGTCATGTTGTTCACCCCCGACGGCGTCGTGGAATCGTACGCCAACGGTGAGCGATCTTCTTCGTTGCAAGGCCGTGCGCAACTCCAAGAGGTGTTCTCCGGCTTCCTGGCGAATTTCCATACGGTGTATCACCAGAACGGGCAGCAGACCATTGATTTACAAGGCGACCGCGCAAAAGCCACGTCATATTGCCGGGTCATTCTCGTGGGCGATCAAGACGGCAAAGCCATGAAAACCACCCTGTACACTATTTACAAGGATGACTTTGTTAAACAGGATGGGCAGTGGCTCATCCAACACCGGACCTCCCACTTTGTGTGGCGGGACGTGGCAGAGGTGAAGTAGTTAGTACACAGGCTTCAGTAAACGTTCACTACAACTGTAAGGATGCAGTGCTCGGCTGATGTCACGCTTGACCAACGCCCAGGCTCTACCTATAAGTGACATCGAGTAAGTTACGCCTCAGGCCCGTCAGGCATAGGTGGGCAGTGCAATGCCCAACACAA is a genomic window containing:
- a CDS encoding nuclear transport factor 2 family protein, coding for QRLSALEDKQAIKHVVDEFSILADTKEIEKQVMLFTPDGVVESYANGERSSSLQGRAQLQEVFSGFLANFHTVYHQNGQQTIDLQGDRAKATSYCRVILVGDQDGKAMKTTLYTIYKDDFVKQDGQWLIQHRTSHFVWRDVAEVK